The Helianthus annuus cultivar XRQ/B chromosome 16, HanXRQr2.0-SUNRISE, whole genome shotgun sequence genome includes a window with the following:
- the LOC110918649 gene encoding probable alpha-mannosidase At5g13980 — protein MADFRVLVMLILSVVSVCVESKYMVYETARGVVKDKVNVHLVAHTHDDVGWLKTVDQYYVGSNNSIQGACVRNVLDSVVQALLADKNRKFIYVEQAFFQRWWNDQSEKTQAIVKRLVSSGQLEMINGGWCMHDEAAPHYIDMIDQTTYGHKFIKEQFNVTPRIGWQIDPFGHSAVQAYLLGAEVGFDSLFFGRIDYQDRAKRKADKHLEVIWRASKTLGSSSQIFAGAFPENVYEPPTSEFYFEVNADSPIVQDNVNLFDYNVEERVNAFVAAALSQANFTRTNHVMWTMGTDFKYQYAESWFRNMDKFIHYVNKDGRVNALYSTPSIYTDAKYAETNTWPLKEDDYFPYASDINAYWTGYFTSRPALKGYVRMLSGYYLAARQLEAMKGRNKSGPTTDYLADALGTAQHHDAVSGTSQQHVANDYAKRLAIGHKEAEKVVAESIACMLSPKPGCASLATNIQQCPLLNITNCPPTEADLSSGKKLVVVVYNSLGWKRSDVIRLPVASENLAVYDSNEKEIESQIFPIINESISIRNYYTAAYTGKPPTSTPKYWLAFTASVPPLGFSTYTISSTKKPASTPVKEEFYTHTGAQKDDIEIGTGNLKLIYSGSDGKLSHYVNSRSAIDASLKQSYSFYAGFDGTTGLQASGAYIFRPNGTYPIGSQKQNVTVLRGPIYDEVHQKIKSWIYQITRVYKNKEHAEVEFTVGPIPIGDGVGKEIATKISTTIKSNETFYTDSNGRDFIERIRDYRADWDLEVNQPIAGNYYPINLGIYLKDEKSELSVLVDRSVGGSSIVDGELELMLHRRLLYDDGKGVAEAINETVCVGNDCRGLAVQGKYYLRMDPLGEGAKWRRSYGQEIYSPLLLAFTEQDENKRTNFQVSKFSGMDSTYSLPDNVALLTLQELEDGKVLLRLAHLYESGEDKDLSVMTSVELKKLFAKRKITNVSEMSLSANQGRAEMEKKRLVWKVEGSKNDDEPAGQRGGPVDPQKLVVELAPMEIRTFIVTVGKTLSRRLVSSDLSR, from the exons ATGGCGGATTTTCGAGTGTTAGTAATGTTAATACTAAGTGTTGTTTCTGTGTGTGTGGAGTCAAAGTACATGGTGTATGAGACTGCACGAGGAGTTGTGAAAGATAAGGTTAATGTTCATCTTGTAGCACATACACATGATGATGTCGGTTGGTTGAAAACCGTTGATCAGTACTATGTTGGGTCCAATAACTCCATTCAG GGAGCCTGTGTTCGAAACGTGCTTGATTCGGTGGTTCAAGCGCTGTTGGCGGATAAGAATCGGAAGTTTATTTATGTTGAACAG GCGTTTTTCCAACGATGGTGGAATGATCAGAGTGAGAAAACCCAAGCTATAGTCAAGCGGCTTGTTAGCTCGGGTCAACTTGAGATGAT AAATGGAGGGTGGTGCATGCATGATGAAGCAGCACCACATTATATTGATATGATTGATCAAACAACATATGGGCATAAGTTTATAAAGGAACAGTTTAACGTAACACCGAGAATCGGTTGGCAAATAGACCCGTTCGGTCATTCAGCCGTGCAGGCTTATCTGTTAGGGGCAGAGGTTGGATTTGATTCTCTTTTTTTCGGCCGGATTGATTACCAAGATAGAGCTAAGCGAAAAGCGGATAAACATCTTGAAGTCATCTGGCGGGCCTCCAAGACGCTCGGTTCATCTTCGCAG ATTTTTGCAGGTGCTTTCCCGGAGAATGTTTATGAACCTCCAACTAGTGAATTCTACTTTGAAGTCAACGCTGATTCCCCGATCGTGCAG GATAACGTCAACTTGTTTGACTACAACGTCGAAGAACGAGTCAATGCTTTCGTGGCTGCAGCATTGTCACAGGCGAACTTTACTCGCACAAATCATGTTATGTGGACGATGGGGACGGATTTCAAATACCAGTATGCGGAGTCGTGGTTTCGGAATATGGACAAGTTTATTCATTATGTCAATAAA GATGGTCGGGTCAACGCTCTCTATTCAACACCGTCTATATACACCGATGCTAAATATGCTGAGACGAACACATGGCCTTTAAAAGAAGACGACTATTTTCC atATGCAAGCGACATAAACGCCTACTGGACAGGATACTTCACTAGTAGACCGGCTCTCAAGGGATACGTCAGAATGTTGAGCGGCTATTATCTG GCTGCAAGACAATTGGAAGCAATGAAGGGAAGGAATAAAAGCGGGCCCACTACAGACTATTTGGCTGATGCTTTAGGGACTGCTCAGCATCATGACGCCGTTAGTGGTACATCTCAACAACATGTGGCTAATGATTATGCAAAACGGCTCGCGATAGGTCACAAGGAGGCTGAAAAGGTGGTTGCCGAATCGATAGCTTGCATGCTATCACCGAAACCTGGATGCGCAAGTTTAGCAACCAATATTCAACAG TGTCCGCTTCTGAACATAACCAATTGTCCTCCAACCGAAGCTGATCTATCATCTGGCAAGAAGTTG GTTGTTGTCGTCTATAATTCACTGGGGTGGAAGAGATCGGATGTTATAAGACTTCCG gTTGCGAGTGAGAATCTTGCGGTCTATGACTCCAATGAGAAAGAAATCGAATCTCAAATTTTCCCTATAATAAACGAATCTATATCCATAAGAAACTACTACACCGCTGCATATACGGGTAAACCACCAACTTCTACACCCAAATATTGGCTTGCGTTTACAGCGTCTGTTCCGCCTTTGGGTTTTAGCACATACACCATTTCGAGTACCAAAAAACCAG CTTCAACTCCTGTTAAAGAAGAGTTCTACACGCATACGGGAGCGCAAAAAGATGATATAGAAATAGGAACAGGAAACTTGAAGTTAATATATTCCGGAAGTGACGGAAAGCTTTCTCATTATGTTAATAGTCGAAGCGCA ATTGATGCCTCTTTGAAGCAATCGTATAGCTTTTATGCTGGATTTGATGGAACGACGGGGCTACAG gCATCTGGAGCATATATTTTCCGTCCAAATGGTACATATCCTATCGGCTCACAGAAGCAG AATGTAACAGTTTTGAGGGGGCCAATCTATGATGAAGTACACCAGAAAATAAAAAGCTGGATTTACCAG ATCACTAGAGTGTACAAAAATAAGGAACATGCTGAAGTCGAATTCACT GTGGGTCCCATACCTATTGGTGATGGAGTTGGGAAAGAGATTGCGACCAAGATCTCAACCACCATAAAGAGTAACGAAACATTTTACACTGATTCTAACGGTCGAGATTTCATTGAACGG ATTCGAGACTATAGAGCAGACTGGGATCTTGAAGTGAATCAACCTATTGCAGGAAACTATTATCCC atcaatcttggaatttACCTAAAAGATGAAAAAAGTGAGCTCTCGGTTTTGGTAGATAGATCCGTAGGTGGATCAAGCATTGTTGACGGTGAATTGGAGTTGATGCTTCATAG GAGATTGCTCTACGATGATGGAAAAGGTGTCGCGGAAGCTATAAACGAAACAGTTTGTGTCGGTAACGACTGTCGAGGATTAGCG GTTCAAGGGAAATACTATCTTAGAATGGACCCACTTGGAGAGGGCGCCAAGTGGCGACGATCATACGGTCAGGAGATCTATTCACCACTTCTTTTGGCGTTCACGGAACAG GATGAAAATAAACGGACAAACTTCCAAGTGTCGAAATTTTCAGGAATGGATTCCACGTATAGTCTTCCGGATAATGTAGCATTGTTAACGCTTCAAGAGCTAGAAGACGGAAAAGTTCTTCTCCGTTTGGCACACTTATACGAG AGCGGCGAGGATAAGGATCTTTCAGTTATGACAAGCGTCGAGTTAAAAAAACTATTTGCTAAACGGAAG ATAACCAACGTGTCGGAAATGAGTTTATCGGCTAATCAAGGAAGAGCGGAAATGGAAAAGAAAAGGCTAGTGTGGAAAGTAGAAGGGTCCAAAAATGATGATGAACCTGCAGGCCAGAGGGGTGGACCTGTTGACCCTCAAAAGCTTGTTGTTGAACTGGCCCCTATGGAAATACGAACCTTCATCGTGACGGTTGGCAAGACGCTTTCTCGAAGATTAGTCAGCTCTGATCTTTCCAGATAG
- the LOC110918652 gene encoding pentatricopeptide repeat-containing protein At1g62670, mitochondrial, which yields MRGASKLIRKTQPFAKSRLGFCSNISKQEDQETIKQISLSLHLQEDDWLSPIKSLQNLNKTLNPDVIESILRQNQSCDPKRLHLFFDWASTQMGISQNSQKFQNLKSFLILAMCYCNGNQLRKASDVLDQMIDTHKPFLLSDVVDAVAGVGLSSVGFSQLIYAYKNKGMFDEAVCLLLSLKSDDVFPNSVCLNSLMRDLLRNNKMDLFWKVNERLVEGKVTRDVYMYSHVITAYCKSGKMDEAKRVFLEMEENNCSPNLVTYNLLIGGLCRHGLVDEALKYKKSMTVKGLVPDEYTYAIVIDGLCKAKRSSDAKLVLDDMKKAGLVPKPATYSSLIEGFRREGKIEEALWFKDEMVAKSYEPRSALWCVNVLMRDLLRLDKMKSFWNEYEKMLAKKLNPNSFTYTNLIGGYASVGKFDEAKKLFSEMSNKGYNPNLVTYNVFISGLCKVGLIDEAFELKRSMATKGLTPDIYTYTNLIDGLCKLKRSQDAKLLLEDMLHAGLYPDSFTYTALIDGFLKQGEVDEAFKMKDEMVAKGIEVSLVTFNCIIDGLCKLGQCDKAIEILENMKEARVLPDVFCYNSLIIGLCKANRMEEARVFLAEMTENGVKPNTFTYGAFISAYNNIAEVKLANVYFSEMIGLGIVPDQAILTSVIDGHCKEGNSKEAVAMLKYMLGKGIIPDVQIYNAFVHGFSKNQMMELAMEVVSEVREKGLNLDVFAYSSLIMGFIKQGDLQSASQFFDEMQLRNIRPNIVTYNSLINGLRKTGDVKRARELFDEMKEEGVMV from the coding sequence ATGCGAGGCGCATCAAAGCTCATCCGAAAAACCCAACCTTTCGCAAAATCAAGATTAGGGTTTTGCTCCAACATCTCCAAACAAGAAGATCAAGAAACCATTAAACAAATCTCACTCTCTCTCCACCTTCAAGAAGATGACTGGCTTTCACCCATCAAATCATTACAAAACCTCAACAAAACCCTAAACCCAGATGTAATCGAATCAATACTTCGTCAAAATCAATCATGTGATCCAAAACGACTCCACCTTTTCTTCGACTGGGCCTCTACTCAAATGGGTATTTCTCAAAATTCTCAAAAGTTTCAAAATTTGAAGTCTTTTTTgattcttgctatgtgttattgTAACGGTAATCAGTTAAGAAAAGCTAGTGATGTTCTTGACCAAATGATAGATACCCATAAGCCGTTTTTACTTTCGGATGTTGTAGATGCGGTTGCAGGTGTTGGGTTAAGTTCTGTAGGGTTTTCGCAGTTGATTTATGCTTATAAGAATAAGGGTATGTTTGATGAAGCGGTTTGTTTGTTGTTGAGTTTGAAAAGTGACGATGTGTTTCCGAATTCGGTGTGTTTGAACTCGTTGATGAGGGATTTGTTGAGGAATAATAAGATGGATTTGTTTTGGAAGGTGAATGAGAGGTTAGTTGAGGGTAAGGTGACCCGTGATGTTTATATGTATAGTCATGTGATTACGGCGTATTGTAAAAGTGGGAAAATGGACGAGGCGAAAAGGGTGTTTTTGGAAATGGAGGAGAACAATTGCAGCCCGAATTTGGTAACGTACAACCTTTTAATTGGAGGGTTATGTAGACACGGGCTTGTCGATGAAGCTCTTAAGTATAAGAAATCAATGACTGTAAAAGGTTTGGTTCCCGATGAGTATACGTATGCGATAGTCATAGATGGGTTATGCAAAGCGAAGAGATCAAGTGATGCGAAACTCGTTTTAGACGATATGAAAAAAGCTGGTTTGGTTCCTAAACCGGCTACGTACAGTTCGTTGATTGAAGGGTTCAGGAGAGAAGGTAAGATAGAGGAAGCTTTATGGTTCAAAGACGAGATGGTAGCTAAGAGTTACGAACCGCGGTCCGCTTTGTGGTGCGTCAACGTTCTAATGAGAGATTTGTTGCGACTAGATAAAATGAAGTCGTTTTGGAACGAGTATGAGAAAATGTTGGCTAAGAAGTTAAATCCCAATAGTTTTACGTATACGAATTTGATCGGTGGTTACGCGAGTGTAGGGAAATTCGATGAAGCGAAAAAGTTGTTTTCGGAAATGAGTAACAAGGGTTATAACCCGAATTTAGTAACGTACAATGTGTTTATTAGCGGGTTGTGTAAAGTGGGCCTTATCGATGAAGCTTTTGAGTTAAAAAGATCAATGGCAACGAAGGGTTTAACGCCTGATATTTATACGTACACGAATCTTATAGACGGGTTATGCAAATTGAAGAGATCTCAAGATGCAAAACTGCTTTTAGAAGACATGTTACATGCGGGTTTGTATCCGGATAGTTTTACATATACCGCGTTGATCGACGGGTTCTTGAAACAAGGCGAAGTAGACGAGGCGTTCAAGATGAAAGACGAAATGGTCGCTAAAGGGATCGAAGTTAGTCTTGTGACATTTAATTGCATAATTGATGGATTATGTAAGCTCGGTCAGTGTGATAAGGCGATAGAGATTCTCGAAAACATGAAGGAAGCGCGTGTTTTACCGGACGTTTTTTGCTACAATTCGTTGATTATTGGTCTTTGCAAGGCAAACAGAATGGAGGAAGCGCGTGTGTTTTTGGCCGAAATGACGGAAAACGGAGTAAAGCCGAACACTTTCACTTACGGGGCGTTTATTTCCGCTTATAACAATATAGCAGAAGTTAAGCTTGCAAACGTGTATTTCAGTGAAATGATCGGTCTTGGAATCGTTCCCGATCAAGCGATTTTGACGTCTGTTATCGACGGTCATTGTAAAGAAGGAAACTCTAAAGAAGCCGTTGCGATGTTAAAATATATGTTGGGAAAAGGTATTATTCCCGATGTACAAATCTACAATGCGTTTGTACATGGTTTCTCGAAGAATCAAATGATGGAATTAGCGATGGAAGTTGTCTCCGAGGTTCGGGAAAAGGGTTTAAATCTCGACGTTTTCGCTTACAGTTCACTAATTATGGGTTTCATCAAGCAAGGTGATCTACAGTCCGCATCCCAGTTTTTCGATGAAATGCAACTGAGAAACATTCGTCCGAATATCGTCACTTACAATAGTCTGATTAACGGACTACGCAAGACGGGTGATGTTAAAAGAGCAAGAGAGTTGTTTGATGAAATGAAGGAAGAAGGTGTGATGGTTTAG